A single genomic interval of Lynx canadensis isolate LIC74 chromosome A2, mLynCan4.pri.v2, whole genome shotgun sequence harbors:
- the LRRN3 gene encoding leucine-rich repeat neuronal protein 3: MKDMPLRIHVLLGLAITTLVQAVDKKADCPQLCTCEIRPWFTPRSIYMEASTVDCNDLGLSSFPARLPADTQILLLQTNNIAKIEYSIDFPVNLTGLDLSQNNLSSVTNINVKKMPQLLSVYLEENKLTELPEKCLSGLSNLQELYINHNLLSTISPGAFIGLHNLLRLHLNSNRLQMINSKWFDALPNLEILMIGENPIIRIKDMNFKPLINLRSLVIAGINLTEIPDNALVGLENLESISFYDNRLIKVPHVALQKAINLKFLDLNKNPINRIRRGDFSNMLHLKELGINNMPELISIDSLAVDNLPDLRKIEATNNPRLSYIHPNAFFRLPKLESLMLNSNALSALYHGTIESLPNLKEISIHSNPIRCDCVIRWINMNKTNIRFMEPDSLFCVDPPEFQGQNVRQVHFREMMEICLPLIAPESFPSNLDLDTGSYVSLHCRATAEPQPEIYWITPSGQKLLPNTLKDKFYVHSEGTLDINDITPTEGGLYTCIATNLVGADLKSVMIKVDGSFPQDNNESLNIKIKDVQANSVLVSWKASSKILKSSVKWTAFVKTENAHAAQSARIPSDVKVYNLTHLNPSTEYKICIDIPTIYQKTRKQCVNVTTKGLDPDQKEYEKSNTTTFMACLGGFLGIIGVIYLFSCLSQDMNCDGGHSYVRNYLQKPTFAFSELYPPLINLWEAGKEKSTALEVKATVIGVPTNMS; the protein is encoded by the coding sequence ATGAAGGACATGCCACTCCGAATTCATGTGCTACTTGGCCTCGCTATCACTACACTAGTACAAGCTGTAGATAAAAAAGCGGATTGCCCACAATTATGTACATGTGAAATCAGGCCTTGGTTTACACCCAGATCCATTTATATGGAAGCATCTACAGTGGATTGTAATGATTTAGGTCTTTCGAGTTTCCCAGCCAGATTGCCTGCTGACACACAGATTCTGCTCCTACAGACTAACAATATTGCAAAAATTGAATACTCCATAGACTTTCCAGTAAACCTTACTGGCCTGGACTTATCTCAAAACAATTTATCCTCAGTCACCAATATTAATGTAAAAAAGATGCCTCAGCTTCTTTCTGTGTATTTAGAGGAAAACAAACTAACTGAGCTGCCTGAAAAATGTCTGTCTGGACTGAGCAACTTACAAGAACTCTATATTAATCACAACTTGCTTTCTACAATTTCACCCGGAGCCTTTATTGGCCTACATAATCTTCTTCGACTTCATCTCAACTCAAATAGATTGCAGATGATCAACAGTAAGTGGTTTGATGCTCTTCCCAATCTGGAGATTCTGATGATTGGGGAAAATCCAATCATCAGAATCAAAGACATGAACTTTAAGCCGCTTATCAATCTTCGCAGCCTGGTTATAGCTGGTATAAACCTCACGGAAATACCAGATAATGCCTTGGTTGGACTTGAAAACTTAGAAAGCATCTCTTTTTACGACAACAGGCTTATTAAAGTGCCCCATGTTGCTCTCCAAAAAGCTATAAACCTCAAATTCCTGGATCTAAATAAAAATCCCATTAATAGAATACGGAGGGGTGATTTCAGCAATATGCTACACTTAAAAGAGTTGGgaataaataatatgcctgaGCTGATTTCCATCGACAGTCTTGCAGTGGATAACCTGccagatttaagaaaaatagaagctaCAAACAACCCCAGGTTGTCTTACATTCACCCAAATGCATTTTTCAGACTACCCAAGCTGGAATCACTCATGCTTAACAGCAATGCCCTTAGTGCCCTGTACCATGGTACAATTGAGTCTCTGCCAAACCTCAAGGAGATCAGCATACACAGCAATCCTATCAGGTGTGATTGTGTCATCCGCTGGATTAATATGAACAAAACCAACATTCGATTTATGGAGCCAGACTCACTGTTTTGTGTGGACCCACCTGAATTCCAAGGACAAAATGTTCGGCAGGTGCACTTCAGAGAAATGATGGAAATATGTCTCCCTCTTATCGCTCCTGAGAGCTTTCCTTCTAATCTGGATTTAGACACTGGGAGCTATGTTTCCTTGCATTGTAGAGCTACTGCAGAGCCACAGCCTGAAATCTACTGGATAACACCTTCTGGTCAAAAACTCTTACCTAATACTCTGAAAGACAAGTTCTATGTCCATTCTGAAGGCACACTAGATATAAATGACATAACCCCAACAGAAGGGGGTTTATATACTTGTATAGCAACTAACCTTGTTGGTGCTGACTTGAAGTCTGTTATGATCAAAGTTGATGGTTCTTTTCCCCAGGATAACAATGAatccttaaatattaaaataaaagatgttcagGCCAATTCAGTTCTGGTGTCTTGGAAAGCAAGTTCTAAAATTCTCAAATCTAGTGTTAAGTGGACAGCCTTTGTCAAGACTGAAAATGCTCATGCTGCCCAAAGTGCTCGAATACCATCTGATGTCAAGGTATATAATCTTACTCATCTGAACCCATCAACTGAGTATAAAATTTGTATTGATATCCCCACCATCtatcaaaaaaccagaaaacaatgtGTAAATGTCACCACAAAAGGTTTGGACCCTGatcaaaaagaatatgaaaagagtAACACTACCACATTTATGGCCTGCCTTGGAGGCTTTCTGGGGATTATTGGTGTGATATATCTTTTCAGTTGCCTCTCCCAAGACATGAACTGTGATGGTGGACATAGCTATGTGAGGAATTACTTACAGAAACCAACCTTTGCATTCAGTGAGCTTTATCCTCCTCTAATCAACCTCTGGGAAGCAGGCAAAGAAAAAAGTACAGCACTGGAAGTGAAAGCAACTGTTATAGGTGTGCCAACAAATATGTCCTAA